The segment AGCTGAGAGAATGTGATTATTGTAAGCAATCAGCTGTTATATCGAAACATTCTCTGGTTTTTGTAATGAATTTATTGTTTATATGAGAATTTGTAGTGTGAAGAAATGGTTGAAGATACAAAGTTAGGACAATTGGTTCCTGAATCTGTATTGAAGAAACAAAAGAGAAACGAAGAATGGGCTTTAGCAAAGAAGCAAGAAACTGAACTCGTGAAGAAGAAGAATGCTGCAAACAGGAAATTGATCTTCAATAGAGCCAAACAATACACCAAAGAGTATGAAGATCAGGTATTCATTCTTATTTCTCATTTCTCCTGTTTCTTTATATAATCATTTTCCTCAATCACTCATGAATTTCATCATAAATTCAGCAAAAGGAGCTAATTCAATTGAAACGTGAAGCAAGATTGAAAGGTGGATTCTATGTTAACCCAGAAGCCAAAATGTTGTTCATCATTCGCATCCGTGGGTAGGTTTTCAAATAAAacccaatttcttattttttttattaatatttatgttacataaatataatttttttttgtgcaCAATGTCTAGTATCAACGCTATGGACCCTAAATCAAAGAAGATTTTGCAGCTTTTACGTTTGAgacaggttttttttttttacttttttttttacccAACAACGTTATTAAATTGATGTctattaaattatatttatataaacagaTATTTAACGGAGTCTTCTTGAAAGTCAACAAAGCAACATTAAACATGCTTCACAGAGTAGAACCATATGTGACATACGGGTACAAATCGTTACAATTTATAAATTATAACAAATtcccaaaattttaaaaattattacAATTTCCAATTTTGTTAATTTCATTTAGGTATCCAAATTTAAAAAGTGTGAAGGAGTTGATATACAAGAGAGGATATGGAAAGCTCAACAAACAAAGAATTGCACTAACGGATAATTCTATTGTTGAACAGGTTTGTTTATATTGTTAttacttattattatttattgtattttattattattagattttgatgttatttatttatttattttttatagggTTTGGGGAAATTTGGGTTGATTTGTGTGGAAGATCTTATACATGAGATTTTGACTGCGGGCCCACATTTTAAGGAGGCGAATAACTTTTTGTGGCCGTTTAAGTTGAAGGCGCCTCTTGGtgggatgaagaagaagaggaatcattATGTTGAAGGTGGTGATGCTGGAAATCGTGAAGATTATATCAATGAACTCATTAGGAGAATGAATTAgattttttataatgtttttttgtttttgttttggtgatttgttgtTATTTGGAGTTTTTGGAATTTATTTATGTTTAGTTAAATTCATTTGCATGCTTTATGTCACTATTcatgtgttgtttttttttttttaatatgcagAGTATATTTGTAGTTTTATTTAGGGGTTAGTGTGCCTAAAGGACTAGACGGAAACCGAAATTGGGTTATTGTGCAAACAGGAAACCAAGCCGaatgtatgtttcttgtttgggTTTTAGCTCAAAACCGAATTAGGACCAAgtgatagttatatatatgttgtatAAGATACGatgttttgcttttttttttttttctttatgttCCCTTATCGTCTTTTCTATTTctgtaaaaaaaaactaaaaatcaaagaaaaaatataaacaaagttGGCATATAgttttataaatatatacaaattaaaCGAGAAATATGAAGAAATTAAGTTAACTCAATAGAATTTAATGTGTTAGGTGTCtgaaaaaaataatcaaaaaaaattgattttagtAAAAATAAGGGTAAATTAAACCAATCGTGTAAGTGTGAGAAAGCatgtttagtttttattttttaaaattaacttgGATCTTGTTTGTTTAAAACTTGCATGCTTCGTCCCTGATATGTGTTTTTGTTGCGTATGTATTCCATGATAGATATAAAATGATCATAATCCCCTTTGTGTATTTCTTTTCCTATTAatttaatgttattattattattattattaattaaaaaaagaaatatgACCCCACCTACCCCACATTTTCAAGTTTGTTAATCTAGTTTATGTTTTTCTCTCTCAAACTCTATATAGCATCACCAGAAACGTTCATCACCACCACCAAACATCTAAACAACCATCAGAAACATCTCCACTTCCTTCGGTGTACTGCCGTCACCTATCACCATCCCATATCTTTGTCTAAACCCTAAAAAAACCATCTAAATCTCCATCTCCATCACCATCAAAAACTTCACTATTTATAAACGCCTCACCTTCTTTGGAACTGCCACGTGGTTGTGACTGCTACCTCGTCGGAGAAGGTGACCTCTTCGTCAGATCTTGACCATCGTCGTCTTTATCGCTATCGCCTTCATTTTTGTGAAAACCTTCGTCATCGCAGATCTACAACATCTCAGATCTACACCTTCGTCGTCACTACCTGTTCTCCTGAAAACATCATCGATGGACTCACAAATCAGGAGACGAGGGTGGTAGTTCGTCAAAGCTTATAGATCTGGTGGACGATTTGCACCATTTTTGTTGTAGAGATGAGTTGCTTCGAACCTTCATCGTCTCAGGGTTGGAACGTCATCGTCTTAGGGTTCCGATCTGAGGGTTTTCTAACTTCGTCGCCCAGGGTTTCGAATGCAGCGTATGTTTTGGGTTTGGTTTGGTTAAGTGGCGGTGGATGGTCGTTTCCAGTGGTTCATGAGGTAccagattttagagagagagagagagaggaagaaagagagagaaagaaagagagaaaggTATGTGtgcgtgagagagagagagagaaagagacaaAAAAGAGATGAAGATAAGTTGTAGTTTTCGATGCTTTTCGTTGTTGATGAATGGTGGCGGGAAGTGGCTGGTGGCTAGACctggcaatggagcgggttttgaccctgatccgatccaaacccatAAGAATTAGATGGGTTTGGAGCGTAGTTTTTTAttcgtttacccgttaacgatccatacccgctaacccttttattaaatgggtcgggtatggatcatcacaGATCCGTTCCAtttataacccgccccatataaattttagaattaacatttatattttatacttcTTAACGTTTAATTTTAATTCCAATCAAAAGTCCAAAGGGCAAAGGCCAAAGAAAAAAACGCTTTTACATAGGAATCGATAAGTCGGTTTTTAAACTTATAGACTTCTATCCATAACCATAATGTCATTCAATTTATATTCATCAAGAAAtcgtcatatccaattctaattCAATAAATCATTTTTTAACATGAAAAAAGTTGGCAATTACTATTCGTTATCACTACAACCGACAATCATAAATCAATTCAAATTTGTTGCAATAGTGATTTTTAATTCcaattgaaattcctcgagtaTGTAATGTCATTTtctaaatcaatttttttatttaaaaaatgttattttaaatattaagatatagtagatattttttatttaagaaattttattttaggaattaattaaaacgtgtttgattatttaaaaaacctttgggttacggggcgggtttggatattcgttgattcggtggataagggtatgggtCTAATTATTTAAAACCCTGCGGGTTTGGATCgtattttgaaatttgttaaaagagTTTGGATCAAGAccgattcgctccaaacccgtTCCATTGTCAGGTCTACTGGTGGCTAGAGGTGATTGGTAGTGTTGTAGTTGTCAGTGGTTGATTGATGGCTAAAGGGGTTAGAGTTAATTTAAGGGGGTGTTTCCTTTTCtaaaaattataattaattaaaaataatagatTAGTTATAAACAAAtccataaataattaataaataataaataaatggaaaattaatcaaaaaacaaataaataagggcaaaatagtcttttaatGCGTGGAGGGACTAAGCGTGCAAAAAAAACATACACATGGACTGTctgagttaatttttaaaaataaggaccaaacgtgcaatctGGCACCTACACGAGGGACGATTGTTGTAATTTACCCTAAAAAATAACCACTAAGCGACATTAAAAACTTCGAAATGAATattttagatatatatatatatatcttcttttaaaaaataaagttgaaaaaaaactaaaattaactTAGGATTTTGAAGATCCAACTCCGAATGGAAACAAACTCCCCAATATAAACATTAATTTGGAATAGACATCTTGaaaaaatgattatttttcaaagaaaaaaatggttttatatatatatatatatatatatatatatatgaaaaataccAAAATGGGTTTGTATAAGAAAAGATTACTGTTCATTTCAATTTATTCTAGCCGTTGGATATGCCACAATTGAtctcatatatttatttaattgtaaTATGGATGCTCTGAGTGTAGAGTATTGTTCATTTGCTATTGATATTTCCAGAACAAACACAATTAAAAGTAAGCTAAGGTACAATGTTTACAGAAATGAATACATAATGTACAAGAATGTGCTATCTGAAAATTGAGATTTTGGTTCTAGTAATAGAaaatttttatatttatgttttctTTACCTCAAATAATTTTAACTTAACAATCTTGACCGACCCTTTATCATTTtaaattattaatattttataagttataataataatcCTTTATTATACTTTAAACTTACATTTTTGGTCAGtagtttgtttttatatttttcgttttattaatattactttttattattatgatttctTACTTAAATTATGATATTTTTGCGTGTCTTCTCTGGATATAATTGTTTCGAGTAAAGTACACGAATGAtccttatggtttagggtaatttacgcgtttgttcctaaattattttttaactcggaaggtccttactatttgtttttgttacgtgcttggtcgctgtcttacctaaaaaaaattattttgcccttgatttttttaatttatttaaataaacacaccactAAACTCACCATTCTCACATTACCTTACCCACCCCActatttttctctatttaaataatagtatttttaggtaagacatggaccaaacatgtaacaaaaacaaacggtAGGGACCAAtgacgtaacaaaaacaaacattatggactttccgagttaataaaattagttagggaccaaatatgcaaattatcccaaaccatagggaccattcatgtaatttactcaattGTTTCTATCGaaactttattttatatttttatgattcaatCTTAAAATCATTTATAATGTAAGCCGTTGGATATGAATATTTATGGGAAGTTATGTAAATCATGTAGAAGCAGTCATTTGGATTTTCTATTTCCAAATCCaaatttattaaaatcaaatcaTGTTATATATTGTCAAACACGTAATATAAAATGTAAAACAACAGTCTTTTTAGAAATAGCCATTTAGATTCAGGTCCTAGAAGATTTTCATATTTACATTTTTTCCTATCAATTAATACTAATTTAACAGTTTTTACCTTTTATAATTTTAAAGTTAAACTGtttgtatttatatattatgatttAGTCCTTTACTATATTTTAAGATTACAATTTTAGCCCCTTGCATAAATTTTTTAAtaactttttttaataatttCTTTAAGATACACTTTCAAGTCTTATTTTCTTTCGCTTCCTCTGTATATAATTGTTTGTATCCataatttattttgatatttttgttgtCCACTGTAGACGGTTTAATCGTCTCCGTGACATATATGGTGTCGAGCTGAGTTTTTCAACATACCAGACTTCCGCAGCATCGTGCGGACGGtccaaaccctagtttttttttttttcctttttttttaaagATCATATATTAGATTACTTAATT is part of the Lactuca sativa cultivar Salinas chromosome 7, Lsat_Salinas_v11, whole genome shotgun sequence genome and harbors:
- the LOC111902805 gene encoding 60S ribosomal protein L7-4 encodes the protein MVEDTKLGQLVPESVLKKQKRNEEWALAKKQETELVKKKNAANRKLIFNRAKQYTKEYEDQQKELIQLKREARLKGGFYVNPEAKMLFIIRIRGINAMDPKSKKILQLLRLRQIFNGVFLKVNKATLNMLHRVEPYVTYGYPNLKSVKELIYKRGYGKLNKQRIALTDNSIVEQGLGKFGLICVEDLIHEILTAGPHFKEANNFLWPFKLKAPLGGMKKKRNHYVEGGDAGNREDYINELIRRMN